In Scatophagus argus isolate fScaArg1 chromosome 5, fScaArg1.pri, whole genome shotgun sequence, a genomic segment contains:
- the si:ch1073-145m9.1 gene encoding uncharacterized protein si:ch1073-145m9.1 — MKLSGVTTLKVLLYWPNIIGYIRIGLVFAAWAAYETPAVFVCLYSVSITLDGVDGWLARKLGQCSRFGAWLDVVVDNLGRGMLWSLLFKWGWLVSALEWCVFVCNHNTRGDHWKNSFTTSPRFVRAIMANGFRTPLGTWVVSGLHCLPLWLYGSQRGLLAHWLYLHPWTQALGTLLLATGRLLALSVEIWCIWTHVGYLTNDEEPEEKKK; from the exons ATGAAGCTCAGCGGTGTCACCACACTGAAAGTTCTGCTATACTGGCCGAATATTATTG GATACATTAGGATCGGGCTTGTGTTTGCTGCATGGGCAGCCTATGAGACACCAGcagtctttgtctgtctttactCAGTCTCCATAACACTTGATG GAGTGGACGGCTGGCTAGCGAGGAAGCTTGGCCAGTGCTCCAGGTTTGGGGCCTGGCTGGATGTAGTGGTGGATAACCTGGGCAGAGGCATGCTGTGGAGTCTGCTGTTTAAG TGGGGTTGGCTGGTGTCTGCACTggagtggtgtgtgtttgtgtgtaaccACAACACTAGAGGCGACCACTGGAAGAACAGCTTCACCACCAGCCCTCGATTTGTACGAGCCATCATGGCGAACG GGTTTCGGACACCTCTGGGCACATGGGTGGTGAGTGGGCTGCACTGCCTCCCACTGTGGCTATATGGGAGTCAGCGGGGTTTACTGGCCCACTGGCTCTATCTGCATCCCTGGACCCAGGCCCTGGGGACTTTGCTGCTAGCTACAGGACGCCTGCTGGCTCTGTCAGTGGAG ATATGGTGCATATGGACACATGTTGGATACCTCACCAATGATGAAGAgccagaagagaaaaagaagtga